One Scyliorhinus canicula chromosome 14, sScyCan1.1, whole genome shotgun sequence genomic region harbors:
- the LOC119977228 gene encoding LOW QUALITY PROTEIN: SCAN domain-containing protein 3-like (The sequence of the model RefSeq protein was modified relative to this genomic sequence to represent the inferred CDS: deleted 1 base in 1 codon), with product MHKMSSASKKKVRQYSEEYLKLGFIPAVHDERSPFCLLCQQCLTNESMKQGRLEAHLKAKHSAYVNSDLNYFKTLKDKFEKRSTIKSLFTAQTVTVSRTLEASYEISLPIAKSGKKHTIGEDLIKPSISAFLKTVLEKDDKDVKAMPLSNNTVRRRIDEMSEDIETQLVEKLKSRKFSVQMDESTVRDSEALLLTYVRYIDKGEFAEEMLFCKSLETTTTAIDIYNKLKHYLDVNNIPMENITSCAADGAPVMMGKKNGCLKLMKDENPEMLLVHCVIHRENLVSKNISPVLNEVLKSVIKSINAIKANAKCERRFKQFCDDNNADHVRLLLHTEVRWLSKGNCLKRFMELFDELSDFLSDKPEIKHLQTVDGKAFVSYLADIFEKLNVLNKQLQGTNKTLVDAKAKIFGFISIIELCQKHISDKSFDQFHWLKKCEPTDAAVLVIVDHLKILASDLKERFSDLKQIDFPTWVMQPVLVDLSDVSMQYQEELSEIQNDESVKTLFNIKGAMAWLFDETETKYPNSTRFARKLLLPFPSSYLAECGFSAVNDLLLKKRNRLDITKRGDLRLKLTKLEPNIKSLCSRHEAQGSH from the exons ATGCATAAAATGAGTAGTGCAAGCAAGAAGAAAGTTCGTCAGTATTCAGAGGAATATTTAAAACTTGGTTTCATACCCGCTGTCCATGATGAACGGTCACCTTTCTGCCTCTTATGCCAACAATGCTTGACCAACGAATCAATGAAACAAGGTCGTCTTGAGGCGCATTTGAAGGCGAAACATAGTGCGTATGTCAATTCAGATTTGAATTACTTCAAAACTTTAAAGGATAAGTTTGAAAAAAGATCAACAATAAAGTCTCTGTTCACTGCACAAACTGTTACTGTCAGTCGTACTCTTGAGGCTAGTTATGAAATTTCTTTACCCATTGCTAAATCTGGAAAAAAA CATACTATAGGGGAGGATTTAATTAAACCATCAATATCAGCATTTCTTAAAACAGTTCTGGAAAAAGATGACAAAGATGTTAAAGCCATGCCACTCAGTAACAACACTGTTAGGAGAAGAATAGATGAAATGAGTGAAGATATTGAAACACAACTTGTTGAAAAGCTGAAATCAAGAAAATTCTCAGTACAAATGGATGAATCaactgtgagagacagtgaggccTTATTGCTAACCTATGTAAGATATATTGATAAAGGTGAATTTGCTGAAGAAATGTTATTCTGCAAATCGTTAGAGACCACCACTACCGCCATTGATATATATAATAAACTAAAACACTACTTAGATGTCAATAATATACCAATGGAAAACATAACATCTTGTGCAGCTGATGGTGCTCCTGTTATGATGGGCAAGAAAAATGGCTGCTTAAAATTGATGAAAGATGAGAATCCAGAAATGCTTCTTGTGCACTGTGTTATTCATAGAGAGAACTTAGTGTCGAAAAATATTTCTCCTGTACTTAATGAGGTACTGAAATCAGTTATAAAATCTATCAATGCTATCAAAGCTAATGCCAAATGTGAGCGTCGTTTCAAGCAATTTTGTGATGATAACAATGCAGACCATGTGAGACTTTTACTTCACACTGAGGTACGATGGCTTTCGAAGGGGAATTGTTTGAAAAGATTCATGGAACTATTTGATGAGCTTAGTGACTTTTTAAGTGACAAGCCTGAAATAAAGCACCTGCAAACCGTTGATGGAAAAGCGTTTGTGAGTTATTTAGCAGATATTTTTGAAAAACTGAATGTGTTGAATAAACAACTTCAAGGAACAAATAAAACTCTTGTTGATGCAAAGGCGAAGATATTTGGCTTTATTTCAATTATCGAGTTATGCCAAAAACATATTTCTGACAAAAGTTTTGACCAGTTTCATTGGCTAAAGAAATGTGAGCCGACTGATGCTGCTGTACTTGTCATTGTGGATCATCTGAAAATATTGGCCTCTGATTTGAAAGAAAGATTTTCTGATTTAAAACAGATTGATTTTCCAACATGGGTGATGCAGCCAGTGCTAGTGGATCTATCTGATGTTTCAATGCAGTACCAAGAAGAACTCTCGGAAATACAAAATGATGAGTCAGTTAAAACTTTATTCAACATAAAAGGAGCGATGGCATGGCTTTTTGATGAGACAGAAACTAAATACCCAAATTCAACCAGGTTTGCAAGAAAACTGTTGTTACCGTTCCCATCTTCATATTTAGCTGAATGTGGTTTTAGTGCTGTAAATGATTTGCTACTGAAGAAAAGAAATCGACTGGATATCACTAAACGAGGAGATTTGAGACTGAAGCTGACTAAATTAGAGCCTAATATAAAATCTCTTTGCAGCAGGCATGAAGCACAAGGGTCTCACTAA